The genomic segment TGGCCGGGAGTTTTGTGTTAGACGCCCGATAGTCGGAAGCCGTTGAATCGTAAACAGAAATTGGAGACTTATCTGTGTAGACGGAAGGAGAATAAGCCGGAGCAGAAGTAATGGGAGTTTTATACTCGACGGTTTTTTCGGTGTAGGCTAGAGTAGAGTAAACTGGCGCAGCAGTGGTGGAAGTTTTGTACCCTGGAGTTTTTTCAGTATAGGCTGGAGCAGTAGGCTTGGAGTATGCCGGAACGGAGTAAGCCGGAGCAGAGGAGTAAACCGGTGCGGCAGTAGTGGGAGCTTTGTACCCAGTTGTTTTTTCAGTATAGGTCGGAGCAGAGTAAACTGGTGCAGCTGTAGTTGGAGTTTTGTACTCGGGAGCTTTTGTCGTATAGGCTGGGGCAGAATAAACTGGAGTAGAAGTTGTGGGAGTTTTGTACTCGGGAGATTTTTCGGTATAGGACGGCGCTGAGTAAACTGGCGCAGCAGTGGTAGATGTTTTGTATTCGGTAACTTTAGCAGTATAGGCTGGAGCCGAGTAAACTGGTGCAGCAGTAGTAGATGTTTTGTATCCAGGAGCTTTTTCGGTGTAGGCTGGAGCAGAGTAAACTGGAGAGGTGGTAGTGGGAGTTTTGTACTCGGGAGATTTTTCGGTATTAGCCGGAGCAGAGTAAACCGGAGCAGAGTATGCTGGGGCAGCGTAAACCGGAGCAGAGTATGCCGGGGCAGCGTAAACTGGTGAGGTGGTAGTGGGAGTTTTGTACTCAGGAGCCTTTTCGGTATAAGCTGGGGCAGTGTAAACCGGAGCAGAGTATGCCGGGGCAGCGTAAACTGGAGAGGTGGTAGTGGGAGTTTTGTACTCGGGAGCTTTTTCGGTATAAGCCGGAGCAGAGTAAACCGGAGCAGAGTATGCTGGGGCAGAGTAAACCGGAGATGAATACGCTGGGGCAGAGTAAACAGGAGAAGAGTACGCCGGGGCAGAGTAAACTGTCGAAGCAGTAGTAGAAGAATCATACTCGGGAGCTTTTTCggtgtaagctggggcagaGTAAACCGGTGAAGAGTATGATGGAGCGGACGGAGAGTAGACTGGCGCAGCAGTAGTAGAAGTTTTGTATTCGGGAGCTTTTTCGGTGTAGGCTGGAGCAGAGTAAACTGGTGCGGCAGTAGTAAGAGGTTTGTATTCACGAACGCTTTCCGAATAAGCTGGAGCGGAATAGGCTGGAGGGGAGTAGGACGGAGTGGAATAGGCTGGAGCGGAGTAGGACGGAGCGGATTGAGAAGAGTCGGCTGGGGCAGAGTAAACGGGATTGTAGTCCTGATCGGAAGGCTCTGGAGCGGAGTAGGTTGAAGAGGTGTAAGTCGGAGAGGAATACGTTGGAGCGGAATACGTTGGAGCGGGGTAAGCCGGGGCGGAGTAAGCCGGGGCGGACTTGGTCGGCACGGAATAAGCCGGAGCGGGCTTGGCCGGTTCGGAGTAAGCCGGGGCAGAGTAAGCCGGAGCAGAGTAAGCCGGGGCAGAGTAAGCCGGGGCGGTCTTGGTCGGCTCGGAGTAAGCCGGGGCGGACTTTGTCTGCTCGGAATAAGTCGGGGGCTTGGCCGGTTCGGAGTAAGCCGGAGCAGAGTAAGTTGGGGCGGTCTTGGCCGGTTCGGAGTAAGCCGGGGCAGAGTAAGCCGGGGCAGAGTAAGCCGGGGCAGTGTAAGCCGGCGCAGAGTAAGCCGGCGCAGAGTATGCCGGGGTGGAGTAAGCCGGGGCGGTCTTGGTCGGCTCGGAATAAGCCGGGGCGGTCTTGGCCGGTTCGGAGTAAGCCGGGGCAGAGTAAGCCGGAGCAGAGTAAGCCGGGGCAGAGTAAGCCGGGGCGGTCTTCGTCGGCTCGGAGTAAGCCGGAGCGGGCTTGGCCGGTTCGGAGTAAGCCGGGGCAGAGTAAGCCGGGGCAGAGTAAGCCGGGGCAGAGTAAGCCGGCGCAGAGTAAACCGGCGCAGAGTAAGCCGGGGCGGTCTTGGTCGGCTCGGAGTAAGCCGGGGCGGTCTTGGTCGGCTCGGAGTAAGCTGGAGCAGAGTAAGTTGGGGCGGTCTTGGCCGGTTCGGAGTAAGCCGGGGCCGAATAAGTTGGAGCTGAATAAGCCGGAGCGGAATACGTTGGAGCGGTGTAAGCCGGAGCAGAATATGTCGGTTCGGAGTAAGCCGGGGCGGAATATGTCGGCTCGGAGTAAGCCGGAGCGGAGTAGACTGGAGCTGAATAAGCCGGAGCGGAGTAAGACGGTGAGGGTACATATTTTCCATCCGATGTATGAGCCGAGTcgtattttccattttcaacagTCCTATCTGGGCCACGAATTTCACCGTTGCCTGGTTGTTTgactatataaaaaaagaaacaaaaaacaaacagttaaTTTTGCATACAAgagacaaaaattcaaatcaattctgTTGATTGTTGAAAACGCATTTACCTAGGTAATAAGGAGTATTGGCCACCTCATCCTTGGTAGACTTATCATAAGTGCTAGTTTCTTTGTAGCTGAAAGAGTTGTCCGGTTTGGAAGGTCCTACAGGGCCGGAAACTTTACCGGATTCACCGTATTTGTTATCAGTTTGGGAATAGCTAGCCAGCTGGGCGTTATTGATAGCTACAGCAGTTTCGCGATTCCCAGCTGAGGCATATGAACCATAAGGATCAGATGATCCAGACACTGCAAGGGAATCTGTATATTTCTGCGACTGATAACTGCCCGTCGATGCCCCACCTTCGTATTTGACAGCTTTCGAATAGGATGGCGTGGTTGTAGTCGTTGTATATTGCTGGTCACCGGAGTAAGCGGGGGAGGCGACAATGATGCGCACAGGGTTGGATTCACCGGCTATGGTGGCGGCAGGAATAGCCAGGACAACTTTCGTCTGTTGTTTTCCTGAGTAAGAGCCCTGCGATGGTTCCTTGACGACTAGTCCAGCCGATTGGCAATCACCGCAACCGGAAGAGACGACAGATTCACCGTAGTACGTCGGTCGGGGATCCTTGTAGAGACCTTCTCCCGTCACCAACTTGCCACTCAGATATCCTGGACTTCCCATAGGGATGGCGGCCGGTTTCTTCTCCAGTGGTTGCTTCAACTTGACGGCGTTGGCATTGCTGGAACTGCCGACGGCCCCTCCAGAGCACTGAGGAACCAGCCACGGCCAGTTGCACAACAAATTTTCCTCGTCAAAGAGGAGCCCAAATGGACAACGGAATTCGTATTGGGTGAAGGTGACACCGTCCTTGGCGTAGTCGCGACAGGCGAAGAACCAGCGACAGTTTTCAGGATCGGCAAAGTATCCCTCGCCTGGGCAGACGAATTTGTTCATGGGAACTGGGCGAATCTCGCTGGATCCTCCGCAAGGAGCGGCCTGGGACGGCCAGGTGCAGACTTCCCACTTCTCATCAAAGACTAATCCTTCCGGGCAGTCGTACTCGAAAACGGTGAAATCGTCCACGTACTGGTCGAATTTGACGCAACGGTAGAAACTTCCGCAATCCTCCGGATGGCGGTAATAGCCTTGACGGGAGCACTGCAGACTGCTCTCCAGCGGCTGGCGGACGACGCTGGTCTCGCCGGAACGGGCGACGATGCGGACGATCCGGTAGGGTGAAGCTCGGACACGGTCGTTGTACAACGGGCTGGACAGGGTGGTGGCAACAGAAGAAAGATCGTCCTGCAGGGATTTGGCCAGCTGACGCCTGGTCCGATTGCCAGATTCTTGGTTGAGAAATTGTTCGTAGTAGATTTGAGTCATGGATGGAGAAACGGGCGTTTCTGATTGGCTGGGCTTCTCGTCAATATTGCCGGGCATGATTGCCACTCCAGCGATATCGCGCAAAAGGAAGTACTTGGCCTGTATTTGTAATGATTATTAAGGCTGTATACAATGGACGGAAATGACTAGAGTGGCTTTGAGTGGTTTACCTTGATCATAGCGGCCATTTCGTCATCAAAGGCAATCCAATCTCCGTCTTGGGAGTAAGCATATGTACCTGTCAAATCATCGTCTCTCTCTATCGTCCAATTGCCTTTCTTCAAGATCGAGTGCAGCTATTTGACAGACAACAAAATACAtgcaaagaaatggaaattgacACATTTTTACGATGAGAAACCGGAAAATGAGAGAAAGTGCATGTTTACCTGTTCCATGCTGATTTGAGTGGGGCCTTGGGCAATCTGGGATCCGGGTAGGTTTTGTTTGGCATCTCTCAGAAGAAATTGGAGGGCGAATGTGGGTACGGCTGCCACTACACGATCGGACGATACACCCAGGCTTGTCACAAGATCCAATACAGAATCCTTCACAATTATCATAAAagcataaaaatgaaataaagaaagataaacttttgtattcaattattttatttcaagttgtGTATATTACCGTATTCAGGATATCGGAGATTCCCATAAGGCGGCTGTGGTGGTAGGTTGCGTTGGATGCGTCCTCTATGTTATGGGTGGAGACGACGAATAAGTCGACCgttctgtaaaataaatatcattcGAACATTAGGTAAAATACGAATTCAATATTTCTGGCTGTGAATTTACCTCGCTAAAGGCTTGAGATCGAATCCTTTCACCAGCTGTTCCGGTGAAGTCGGCAGACGGAGTAGGATCAAAGGTCGCATCGCATCAATTTCCATATCGTCAGCGATTGTGctttaatgaatttcaaaaaataaaatagatgaATCAATGTTACTGGAAGGACAATTCAAGAGGAAAGTCTACCTGTTGATGTGGGTGGTGGAAATTGGTGTGTTGGTGACGATCACTTTCTCTTGTAGAACAGCGTGCAAATCCTTCACGtagacacacaaaataaacaattcaatttacaGTAACTTAATCAAAGAGtagtaaattattaattataattGTAATTCATTTAAAGGGTTGATATCAAAGTATATACCGTGTGATAGTTAAATGAAATAGGTCAAGTAAATTGACCAAATTCTGaagctaaaataaaaaaagcttttcaatTTCGCGCTACAATCGCCAAAGGCTCTTAATTTACCTCATTTCAACAAACCCAGGATTATAAGTTAagattcaaagaaaagaaaacactaTAATAATTCacgtcaaaaaaaaattaacgcaaccgtaaaagaaaagtaaagttCTAgattacaaataataaaaagtcaGCTCTAGTGTGTATAAAATAATCGAGTTGACATACCTTCATGAAAAGAACAAGGTTGGCTTTATCTTTCTTGGAATTTTCGTCGGTGCTGGGTTGTTGCCAATGGATTTCCACGCCTTCGATAAGTAGGTCGTCAATCATCCGCGCCACACCGCCAACAATCGAGTGGACGGAAGAGTCGGCGGAAAAGTCTCGGGCCGACACGGCCAGCGAAAGGACGCGGCGCATTCGCCCACCATTTCGGGAGCCACTAATCGTTTTCAAGTACGCAACTATTTCTGTGaacgataaagaaaaaaaggaaaggtgtTAATGATGCTACGTTGTGTCTACCTTCTCTGTTCACGAGTTAGACAAGTCGCCGGGGCCCAGGCGTCGCCCATTTTTGGCGTCTTATAAAGTCACGTTAATATCATGTCGTGACACTCTCTTTAGCCTGAGCCGTGAGTCACTGGATCTCTCTCGGCGATGATGTAACCACTACCTCACTAATAATAACCTATTCGAAATTGAATTACCTTCGTTTAACGCAAAGTCCGTACTGTTTTGCGTGATATTCACGACGGATGGAACGACTAGATGAGAGCAACGGCAGGCCAGGTCGTCATTCTCCAAGTTGTTGATGGAACTGTCGGTGTAGCACAGGATGAATCGATTCGGTTCTTCTATTCCGCtgcaatctttttttatttcaatttttaaaaaatggtaatgAGCAtttgagagaaagaagaatcaaagTTTCAATAGAGAAAGTAAATTATTACCTGAAGATGAGGCGACAACAGATCCCAGGAAAAGACAACCGATCAAAACGCAAACAAAGTGAGAGTTGTCCATCTCTCCGTTCTACTTTGATATACGTGAGCTTTTGCAACACAAGTTAATTGTCTTTGCAGTGGCCTGCCAAATAGAAATGCAAATGCTAAGGTTACACAACAACAAGGTTATCGTGCAATTTCTAGGAATTTCCATATACAGAAGCAAATCCATATCTAAATAGGGCATTCCCAATCGGAATAACTGTTGTTTGTAACAAACGACCTTGCAAtgtcgttcatttttttcgggggaaaatttacatattttctcgttggcttttttttttttatgtcggAAGATGTGATAACTGACCCCATCAAATCTTGGTCGTTCATCGGCCTTTGTACTAATACTTGTGGTTGAAAACATGGCATAGAAATAAAAGTCGATGTTGTCGAGTCGAGAACTTGGGCACTACTGAGCAGACGACACCACGTGTCTGTAAGAACAAGTGATCGTTTACAGGGGATACAAAGAAAGTGAAGGCAGGGTAAGGAAAAATTACCGCCAAAACTGTCATCCACATTGGTATACCCGGTAAACGATATTTTCTACCTGCGGCCATAATTTGTGCGCgcgtgtttctttttgattcgaaATAGCTTACACGCTTCAGCCTACAGGATGATATAATAATGGCGTCTGGAAGTGGTTGAACCAAACGCACTTTCATATTGGCTAAAAGTATGCCTCACAGCTAGTTCGTCCTTCACTGTAAAATAACAGCAGACGCGCTTCCCAAATATAATAATGACCTGATAACAAAAATCGTGCCAGCTACGCCTACAACAGCAccgtcaaaagaaattattttcttttcccgaccGCGCATTCCCTTTCGTTTTTTCGtctggaaaaaaggaattttacttttgatttgattgtccAACGATATAGTTGAGAATTTCTCAGCGTTTAAACGGTAGCGCATGCAAATTCCCGAAGTTGTGCATCTcaactgtttgaaaaaaaaaaaaatacaaaaaagttttttctcgttcaattttagaaatcggcgtttgaaatatttcgattgGAGCCAAACTGAAAGTCGGTGAACGCTAAACACTTTCTACTCAAGATTTTGGGATAAAGAAGAGGAATTGCTCTTCTTGGCTAGCTAGCCCTACACTTATAAAATGTATATGCCATCGCATATACAAGTTGTAACTATATAGTGTACAAGTTGTAGCTTACACTGCCGGTATCCAGGTCAGCGAGTTCCAAGTACGTTGGCCAATATTTCTCGTGCAAAACGACTGGGGGGGAAAAAGTTCTATGTGAAGGTCTATCATATCACATGTACAAGAGCAGCTCGGCAGTTGCTTATGGCAGATGATGGCAGCTAGTAGAAAACTGGTCCAAGGTTGTTGTATATAACTTGCCAGTTGCATACTGTATTACCTTTAGGATGACTAGCTGCGTtcgagactgctgctgctggtgcaaACGCGAAAAGGGGAGAGGTCGCTCACGATCACATTCCAGTTTGGCTTCAAGAATTACCGACGAATCATTCCTTTCTAGGTCCCTTGGCAAATTTCACGAACCCGCGATAGAGTTGAGTCAAAGACCGGTTTGGGTTTCCctcttgtattattattgttatcgCTCTATAGaagcttgtttttttgttttaaagagTTTGTTGGCTCTCGACGCTGGTTGACAGAAATCTCGAGTGTGATGAAATTCGACTCTTGGCCAACGAATAAGATACAGCAACAAAGCGCTTTCACATGAATCAACCGCCCCATTGATGATTGACAAGACACAGCAACAAAGTTGTAACAGCGCAGCAGAGACTTACCCCGAACGAATGTTGTGTGAGAATCAATTCAGCTCCGATGGTGAGCGATTTAGCACGGGCTCACAAGAGCGACAGATGTGGAGAGTGCAAATTAAAATTGTGTGAATAGACGAATATGTTTCAGGTGCTGCTTTcgtgagtgagagagagagatatccCGGCAAACGGCTAGCGATCAAGGCTCTCCCCGTCGTTTTGAAATGCTGAGGGGGCAATCCTTTTAGTGATCCAACCGACGCCAAGACGAGGGAACTTGCGTGAACAACTGAACGGTGAACGAGTCACAAGCGCAACATATACTGCCTGGCAAGAAGCGAAAGGGTTTCTGAGCATGGGCACAGTAACTGTGCCCTGGTTTAAAAGGTAGCGCTTTTGGTTCAAGCCCTGCCCCCTTTTTGTTGGCTGGCTTTTGTGTGTCTATTGCGACAAGCCAAAAGTTCCACTTTTTCCACCTTCACTTTCCAAAGGCGTTAAAGAAACGCCAACCAATGTGTAGTACTACAAGGTGCTCCTGCCAAATCATCAACATTTCAGCTCATAAGcctaaaaagataaaaaaccTAGACTCGTTTTATTTCGTGGATTTCATAcgaaaatatttgattccCAGCGtacaatttagaaaatgtagtcaaaaatattaaatggaTTGATTAACGTTCATTTTCTCAACATCAAGAAATACTTGATTGTTGGAGGATCAATGTAAAAGCTGATGGCTACTACACGGATCTGTTATTTGTCTGATTGTGACGTTGACCCTTTTGTATACCTGCGGTCTTAATAGGATGATTATTATAAAGCAGATAATTAGAGCGTTAATCAAACTATTGATTTTACTGCGATTGAGATGttacgaagaaagaaaaacttataAAATGTAATATAATCGGACATGTTATAATTTGGAATGAAGGCAAATGAAAGTCATCCAATTTCGTTGATAAACATAATCCAGATTCTGCGTTCGTCTATTGCGACATTTGCCATCGGCTGTGGGCAATCTGACAATAATTGCGTTGCACACCCGGCACCCGGTGCAACAACTATACTCGACATCGAGTTATTCCAGCAGCTTTTGGCCGCGGCCTTATTTGCTCGACGCCGTCCACTACACTACTATACTACATTGGTGAGAAAATCAATGTGAAAACAAACGACTTGTGTTATACATACAAGAGACAACTTCCATGTTTTTCATGCTTGTCAAGATATATGCAGtaaatgtttatttgattccacgaaatcacttttattttcaaaagtgtgtacaatttctttattacataTTTGTCCTTTTTCCTTTACACACTCAGGGtcagaattatttttctcttttgtcatAAAAATTAATGTCGCTGATGCGGATGATTCGTTTATTGTGTTATCGTGAATGCCGCCGTTAATATCGACGAAAGTCGCCAGattttttgctgttgttgttgttgttgttgttgttgtgggtttttttcgTTAGATTTTCCCCGTGCATAACGTGTTGGGTACGCACTTGGCCGCTTACATGTGTTTATAACGATAGTTCTACAAGTGTTACCACATATAGGTTACCTTGACTATTTGGCAAATCATCAAGAGCAACTTGTTGgatttcgtttttcctttatttgtCATTTTCCTTTCTATATGCAGCGCTCGAGTATATATCGTTAAAGCAAATATGAAACTGGCGCCAGGGAAAACTGAATCCTATATCAACATTCCATAGTCCGATTGTTGGTTGCTACAGCATTTTGCGCAAGAATTTTAACGATACAGAAAAACGATCTGGAAAAAACCGCTCCTATAAGATTGTCGACACAAAATTAACGTCAGCAaatgcaacacacacaaaaaactgCATGTTAGGTGCCAAAAGAAATCATGCGCAGTCAAGTTGTGTTGTTGACGAGATGCCAAGcgaaatgtataacaaatgaATGTCGCTTGTAAGCAACAAAAAACTTGTAAAATtcacttctttatttcaatAGCCATCAAAAATTAGAATCGATctgaattatttttggttgGGACCCTTTAGACTATCCGCATTATTTAAGCTATCTATATAGCAACatcaagagagaaatgaattgaaatccTAAACGGATAAAATTCTTCTCTGTATATGTAATTCAAGTCTCTTTTGACTTGACAGCCATCAGAACAACAAGGAATGAATTTCCACGACGGTGAACAATAACTCGTGATGGGGCTTTTGCTTCCAACATTGCAAAAagccatttgaaaaaaaaactactatAAAAAGCCGCAGTCGTGTTGCGTGTTTCCTTTCCATTGAAACcgaaattgaaacattttctcccCCGGCCCCCATCTCTGGTTTTTAACGCTAAGGTTGACgactttgaaaatgattttttaaatcattctttatTGCGTGTTCAGTATTTTTCACGAAGTATTGGAGATTGGATGGGATGATGCAATCTTATGAAAGATGCATTTGGCCTACTGAGAGGCTGTATTTTTATATCACAATTGCTAATAATTCTGTCATAACTCTTATATCTCTACTATCTACAAAACAATTACACTTAGAATAGTTTAATTAAATCCAAAATAATTCATATAACTCAATTTTAGGTTGACCCCTGGTtagttcacaaaaaaaaaaatagctgtaCATTCGTCATTCAGGTCATTTTTATTATCCATCGCAATGCACCGtcgtaattttttgtttgacgttctacttttgacttttttttttcttttctctaagTAAGAACGCCGCAAGTTCCTGCAATTTGCACGCAGATGAATTCATGGTGATTTCTGCACCGATCACGCCCAAAACGGATATGGATAAGGTTCTGACTCATACGTATTTGTCCAATAGAAGGTTCAACATAAAAAGACAGGCTTGCTATATAGctgctatgtgtgtgtgtcttagaTTACAGTGCGATTTTGGTGCAATCTCATTTCACGAATAATATCAAAGCTGTCCGATCCAATAGATTATTATCTGAGAACTCTTGAGGGCTATAGACATTATTATATCTTAAAGTATCAAAAGATGACCCGGAAACAATATTAGGCTCAACTTGCACAAGCAACTGCAATCGAACTGcaaggaaaattgaaatataaaaatttaaaaataacttaaataataatgagGAGAAAGAGTGTTCAACAAATTTAATCGGCAGCAAAGGggtgaattaaatttaaaaataaaataaaataaactattGGTGCACGCCTAAAATAGTATACAGCATACACTATAGAAGCGAGAGATCATTTGTCTTGATTCTTGATCCAATTAACTAATAATTATCACATAATCGagtcaaaaatgattttctggGTCTTGTTATAATAGCAggtaattgaaattattttccacAAAAGGAATAGAATGAAATGAAGAGTCTCAACTGCTAAGTAGAAATCTGGAGCAACGAAATTACACGGCAAGTTTGTTTTAGGGTCGGGTGTATATAAAAACATGTAAAGTCGACAGACGAAAAAAGATCTcttgttatattattattctcgCGGAGCGGTATAGAAGCGTGCAGTATTAAAAACGTGCGTTACTATCTCCCCCCAGCAAAGGTTGTCGAATCACCTGgcggagagcagcagcagcaagcagcgCAGGCCTCACATCAGCAGTAGGTATACGAAGCGatattgaattttaagttgTAACTCGTGCCGAGAAGGAAAAGTAGGATACATTACCAAGCATTTGGTCTATGGCAGCTCAACGATATTGGCTGGCTAAAAATTTCTACCGCCACTGCGGCGACGATCCGATCCAAATTGGCATTTGCTCAAGTCAATttctctttgtctttttttgtttcccctccctctctctccctagAGCATATCTATCTCAAGGGTATTTCAATACAACAATCggccttatatatatatatacgtatatatttatttatttatgtgaGTAAAGAAATGGAAGCCTGTGGGACCGCCTGGTGCACACGAACGCGGAGGTAAAATAGTGTGCGCCTTCCATCGCACCAGGAAAGTGAAAGTGACGGTTTGGCAGCAAATCAAAACACCGAAAATGAATGCGCTTGCCAATTAATAGTTATATTAGAGAACCATCGGCCGGCCAATAACTTGACATTGCATATCGTGTTCACTTTTATTTGTCAGTCGAAAGTTGAGATCTACTTTTAGGAGTCATCCACCCACCCATACACATTCCGCTATCCAAACTGAAATATCCATCGATTCAAAgatgattttgaatttcaatgaaatttatCTTAGCTTATACCACGTAATAACAGAATGGATCATCTGTCGtttgaatattcaaatgaaagaCCATGAAGAAATTGTCAAGGCTTTTATTTATCGATGCAACGATAAACGAATTCCTCTCATAGCTCAGTCTGTCACAATCTGAATCTGACAGGCTGCTGTCGATTCTTTATATACATAAACATGCATACACACAAGCAGCCATCGAAAAAATTCTTGAGTGCAGCATATACGTTTAAAGacactaaaaaaaagtcgacTCAAAGTCCAAAAGGCAAACAACATTGTCTACGTCACCAAGGCCGCTTGGGTGTTGATTGGTTCGGTCAGGACTGTCGTGACCCAGATAACGTTGAACGGGCAACCCAAGTGATATTGATGCGAGTACCGGTGCCAGAGCCTATATGAATATGGCTGCGATTGTAACAGCAGCAAGGACCTTGAATGGATCTTTTAGCTATTCTATATAatctcatcattttctttttggcaacTAATGTTATTATGgacgtatttttatttgattttttcttttctttttttctttttttttcaaccgaAATGAGCCAGTTTCCGATAGTCAAATCGAGCCAATCATAACCCAAAAGAAGCCTGTCATATTCAAACTGGTTTCAGCCGGCCTTCGGACAGTTAtaatactgctgctgctgctgttgcaaaGGCCGATTGCTTGGGTCAATGTCactcatcagcagcagcacagccctCTTTATTCAGCTCAAACTTGTTTAGAGAAATTTCAGAAGTTGCCTAGTTGGGTTACTTGTGTCAGCTACTGTGCGCTGTTCTATTTCTCGCTATACATATGTACTCGAccagcttttttttactcttgaCTTATTTGCGAGCACGCTGGAAAATTTAGAATTGCATCAAATGCTCTCAAATAATGAACGGGTCCGTCTACGTCATCCAAGttcgtttatttattgataAGCGTCCGAGAAATACTCGGAAATTCAACATCGCTGAACATCGTTTattcattaaagaaaaagttggccTAGTCGCTAGATATTTAATTTATGCTAAAGGCTATGCTTTCATGTTTAATGATGAAAGAGCTAATAGTATCGtacgatataaaaaaaaccacttATGGCATAAGAAATTTTGGCCCATATCACCATTTCCATTCCATTATAATATTAATCAGCTCttgaaagaaaagtgaaatccTATACATACGTTGTTAGACCTAAAGAAATTAGGCTTATAAGAAAGCGGGTtcgtaatttaaaacattgtgTGATTTATAATTTAAACAGTCCGATTACACTCGGTCAAAAGTCTTGCACCTCAACCACCCGTGCCACCGCTTTGTTCTCGGTGTATATCTTCACGCCGCTCTCGATGTCAAATTCGTGCATGTAATCTAAGTAATAAGTAAAGTGAGCACGATAGGATTTCTTTTCTACACGCTGAACGCTTGAGCTACGTTTCAGACACGAGCATTAATGGTGGACAATTACGTTAAAATCCACTTCTTTTACTACCCCGAAAGGAGTCAAAGGTGAGAGAGCAACTCCACCCTGGCGCATAGCTTGCTAGTTGCAGTCGACTCGTTTGcattgcagccattttttaaaatcaaatatttgttgttcCACTCGAGTGATATTCGAATTTTATCTTATTGGCACATTCCGCTCCAATGAAtaaatttaccaaaaaaagaagaaaaaaaaatccgatatTCCCGGTATGTCCATTATGTGAAGCACGTAcgcccatttcattttttcccaataAACGATTCCATTTCACGTTTGTACTATGGCAGTGATGAGAGTGTTCTGGATCGAAAAACCGAGTTTCCAGGT from the Daphnia pulex isolate KAP4 chromosome 1, ASM2113471v1 genome contains:
- the LOC124194520 gene encoding flocculation protein FLO11-like isoform X1; protein product: MDNSHFVCVLIGCLFLGSVVASSSDCSGIEEPNRFILCYTDSSINNLENDDLACRCSHLVVPSVVNITQNSTDFALNEEIVAYLKTISGSRNGGRMRRVLSLAVSARDFSADSSVHSIVGGVARMIDDLLIEGVEIHWQQPSTDENSKKDKANLVLFMKDLHAVLQEKVIVTNTPISTTHINSTIADDMEIDAMRPLILLRLPTSPEQLVKGFDLKPLARTVDLFVVSTHNIEDASNATYHHSRLMGISDILNTDSVLDLVTSLGVSSDRVVAAVPTFALQFLLRDAKQNLPGSQIAQGPTQISMEQLHSILKKGNWTIERDDDLTGTYAYSQDGDWIAFDDEMAAMIKAKYFLLRDIAGVAIMPGNIDEKPSQSETPVSPSMTQIYYEQFLNQESGNRTRRQLAKSLQDDLSSVATTLSSPLYNDRVRASPYRIVRIVARSGETSVVRQPLESSLQCSRQGYYRHPEDCGSFYRCVKFDQYVDDFTVFEYDCPEGLVFDEKWEVCTWPSQAAPCGGSSEIRPVPMNKFVCPGEGYFADPENCRWFFACRDYAKDGVTFTQYEFRCPFGLLFDEENLLCNWPWLVPQCSGGAVGSSSNANAVKLKQPLEKKPAAIPMGSPGYLSGKLVTGEGLYKDPRPTYYGESVVSSGCGDCQSAGLVVKEPSQGSYSGKQQTKVVLAIPAATIAGESNPVRIIVASPAYSGDQQYTTTTTTPSYSKAVKYEGGASTGSYQSQKYTDSLAVSGSSDPYGSYASAGNRETAVAINNAQLASYSQTDNKYGESGKVSGPVGPSKPDNSFSYKETSTYDKSTKDEVANTPYYLVKQPGNGEIRGPDRTVENGKYDSAHTSDGKYVPSPSYSAPAYSAPVYSAPAYSEPTYSAPAYSEPTYSAPAYTAPTYSAPAYSAPTYSAPAYSEPAKTAPTYSAPAYSEPTKTAPAYSEPTKTAPAYSAPVYSAPAYSAPAYSAPAYSAPAYSEPAKPAPAYSEPTKTAPAYSAPAYSAPAYSAPAYSEPAKTAPAYSEPTKTAPAYSTPAYSAPAYSAPAYTAPAYSAPAYSAPAYSEPAKTAPTYSAPAYSEPAKPPTYSEQTKSAPAYSEPTKTAPAYSAPAYSAPAYSAPAYSEPAKPAPAYSVPTKSAPAYSAPAYPAPTYSAPTYSSPTYTSSTYSAPEPSDQDYNPVYSAPADSSQSAPSYSAPAYSTPSYSPPAYSAPAYSESVREYKPLTTAAPVYSAPAYTEKAPEYKTSTTAAPVYSPSAPSYSSPVYSAPAYTEKAPEYDSSTTASTVYSAPAYSSPVYSAPAYSSPVYSAPAYSAPVYSAPAYTEKAPEYKTPTTTSPVYAAPAYSAPVYTAPAYTEKAPEYKTPTTTSPVYAAPAYSAPVYAAPAYSAPVYSAPANTEKSPEYKTPTTTSPVYSAPAYTEKAPGYKTSTTAAPVYSAPAYTAKVTEYKTSTTAAPVYSAPSYTEKSPEYKTPTTSTPVYSAPAYTTKAPEYKTPTTAAPVYSAPTYTEKTTGYKAPTTAAPVYSSAPAYSVPAYSKPTAPAYTEKTPGYKTSTTAAPVYSTLAYTEKTVEYKTPITSAPAYSPSVYTDKSPISVYDSTASDYRASNTKLPANTASASIDEYSPVYDAPESVYKTPTKVVVTMETEDQGKKGYRGTGGAAGSAGSRGTGGSAGSRGTGGSAGSQGTDGSAGSRGTGGSAGSRGTGGVGGTRGSKGAVKYSEPEYNPASVRPSAGSYDKNKSTHSTMSRYPSDYETTGQIGDDTFGLKDNSKSKGKYTGSRPLASKSPAANEKVIDTNKRIPNEYSSTNGKSRTQLERGAGSSTSGKTYATVGTTKYQDSDYKKPAGSASSESNSYTTTPHSVSVNYEKTKADSSTKGEISYGDKRVTVKVPSTNKAAILDKWATVSPVTETELALTEQKGSTGDYKSSPRQRIKGRLNVNSKNQQLTTSVAQPSVKLVDSSASSVSLALNKNDGKVSTGSSGSEYGHRYLEKITVAQATAKNETLGPEVCVRAGLFRHPSDCQKFYECYWDRWIHQYTVHIFKCPVHLVYDDYITACNWPLDGPACVPHEAVKLYPQLLSTV